The following coding sequences lie in one Streptomyces albofaciens JCM 4342 genomic window:
- a CDS encoding DUF881 domain-containing protein: MGTDENPGRDGTTPEPGRTPEEPRTARPAGPDRPADRRPMPPESRAADRRADGGHAADGAPDGTEPATEADAPEPAMTGRQRLVAGLWPPRLTRAQLIVALLLFILGLGLAIQVRSTSDSSALRGARQEDLVRILDELDNRSQRLTDEQRRLEGQKTELENSSDQAEEARKQTVEKEQQLGVLAGTVAAQGPGINLTINDPTHSVEADKLLDTIQELRAAGAEAIQINDVRIVAGSYVSDVRGGVEVDGKRVAQPYRFKVIGKPEDLEPALNIPGGVVQTLEKEQATVSVSREEKIIVDALREAKRPDYARSSSR, translated from the coding sequence ATGGGTACCGACGAGAATCCCGGGCGGGACGGTACGACGCCGGAGCCGGGCCGGACGCCGGAGGAGCCCCGTACGGCACGGCCCGCGGGGCCGGACCGGCCCGCCGACCGCCGGCCGATGCCGCCGGAGAGCAGGGCGGCGGACCGTAGGGCCGACGGGGGACATGCTGCGGACGGGGCGCCGGACGGTACGGAACCGGCCACGGAGGCTGACGCGCCGGAGCCGGCGATGACCGGGCGGCAGCGCCTGGTGGCCGGTCTGTGGCCGCCGCGGCTGACCCGTGCTCAACTGATCGTGGCCCTGCTGCTGTTCATTCTCGGACTCGGCCTGGCAATTCAGGTACGTTCCACCAGTGACAGCAGTGCGCTGCGGGGCGCGCGGCAGGAGGACCTGGTGCGCATCCTGGATGAATTGGACAACCGTTCGCAGCGCCTGACGGATGAACAGCGCAGACTGGAAGGGCAGAAGACCGAGCTGGAGAACAGCTCGGACCAGGCCGAGGAGGCCCGTAAGCAGACCGTGGAGAAGGAGCAGCAGCTCGGCGTGCTGGCGGGGACGGTGGCGGCGCAGGGGCCGGGCATCAACCTCACCATCAACGACCCGACGCACTCCGTCGAGGCGGACAAACTCCTGGACACCATCCAGGAGTTGCGGGCGGCCGGGGCCGAGGCCATCCAGATCAACGACGTGCGGATCGTGGCCGGTTCGTATGTCTCGGACGTCCGTGGTGGCGTGGAGGTGGACGGCAAGCGGGTCGCCCAGCCGTACCGCTTCAAGGTGATCGGCAAGCCCGAGGACCTGGAGCCCGCGCTGAACATCCCGGGCGGAGTGGTGCAGACTTTGGAAAAGGAGCAGGCCACAGTGTCGGTGAGCCGTGAGGAGAAGATCATTGTGGATGCCTTGCGGGAGGCGAAGCGGCCTGACTACGCTCGGTCGTCATCGCGGTGA
- a CDS encoding MerR family transcriptional regulator has product MHRTGPGGAGSAGTAADGKLMSIGTVLNTLRDEFPEVTISKIRFLEAEGLVEPRRTPSGYRKFSTDDVARLASVLRMQRDHYLPLKVIREHLDAVARGEQVQLPAPAAPAGELFEGLGEPAGDRPTAARIGRAELLAAAEVEEAELADWESYGLIVPDDGGGYDIEAVTVAKLVAELGRFGLEPRHLRTVKAAAEREANLVEQVVAPLRRHRNPQTRQHAETTARELATLSVRLHAALVQSALRVRLT; this is encoded by the coding sequence ATGCACCGCACTGGGCCGGGCGGTGCCGGGTCGGCCGGCACCGCCGCGGACGGCAAGCTGATGAGCATCGGTACGGTGCTCAACACGCTGCGCGACGAGTTCCCCGAGGTCACCATCTCCAAGATCCGCTTCTTGGAGGCCGAGGGGCTCGTCGAGCCGCGGCGCACCCCGTCCGGCTACCGGAAGTTCAGCACGGACGACGTGGCCCGGCTGGCGTCCGTCCTGCGGATGCAGCGTGACCACTATCTTCCGCTGAAAGTGATCCGCGAGCATCTCGACGCCGTGGCGCGCGGCGAGCAGGTGCAGCTGCCGGCGCCCGCCGCACCCGCGGGGGAGCTGTTCGAGGGGCTGGGCGAGCCGGCCGGCGACCGGCCCACGGCCGCCCGCATCGGCCGGGCCGAGCTGCTGGCCGCCGCGGAGGTCGAGGAGGCCGAGCTCGCCGACTGGGAGTCGTACGGCCTCATCGTCCCGGACGACGGGGGCGGCTACGACATCGAGGCCGTCACGGTCGCCAAACTCGTCGCCGAGCTCGGGCGCTTCGGTCTGGAACCGCGCCATCTGCGGACGGTGAAGGCGGCGGCCGAGCGGGAGGCCAATCTGGTCGAACAGGTCGTGGCGCCGCTGCGCCGCCACCGCAATCCGCAGACCAGGCAGCATGCCGAGACGACGGCCAGAGAGCTGGCCACGCTGTCCGTACGGCTGCACGCCGCACTGGTCCAGTCCGCCCTGCGCGTCCGCCTGACGTGA
- a CDS encoding DUF5999 family protein, producing the protein MCQHQPPCPTADSADREAAHLVAHHPEQGWSLLCNGVLLFEDTGELLPDGQVIAPHRVLGTPNVATAA; encoded by the coding sequence ATGTGCCAGCATCAACCGCCGTGTCCGACCGCAGACTCCGCCGACCGGGAGGCCGCCCACCTGGTGGCGCACCACCCGGAGCAGGGCTGGAGCCTGCTGTGCAACGGTGTTCTCCTGTTCGAGGACACCGGTGAACTGCTGCCGGACGGCCAGGTCATCGCGCCGCACCGGGTGCTGGGCACACCGAACGTGGCCACCGCCGCCTGA
- a CDS encoding DNA polymerase IV — MRRAPTILHLDMDAFYASAEQAAKPSLRGKPVVVGGIGPRGVVSTASYEARVFGVRSAMPTAQARRLCPNAAYLTPRFTLYRQVSDQVMELLHALSPLVEPLSLDEAFVDLEAGGIAADTAAVRAVGERLRRDIRRTTGLTGSVGLAGAKMLAKIASEQAKPDGLVVIAPGSERELLGPMTVRTLPGVGPATAETLRRAGIHTVAETAEAGEAELVRLLGKAHGTGLYAMALGRDERPVVAERDAKSISVEDTFDVDLTDRTRVRSEVMRLADRCVERLRAAGRSGRTVVIKVRNYDFSTLTRSETLRGPTDDPGVVREAAARLLDLVDTTGGVRLLGVGVTGLADFTQEDLFAQLATEKAAAEEAAERERRVAAEAAREAADEPERPRRWLPGLDVVHDEHGAGWVQGSGVGRVTVRFEQPWSGPGRVRTFPVDDPALRPGDPLPLVGGPPGGEPEGSGGPGGPSARPPAPQSPVPQSSDPATLPNSVSARAASEPGTGPETESGAGMSSR; from the coding sequence GTGAGACGTGCGCCGACGATCCTGCATCTGGACATGGATGCGTTCTATGCGTCCGCCGAACAGGCGGCGAAGCCGAGCCTGCGCGGGAAACCCGTGGTGGTCGGCGGGATCGGCCCGCGCGGCGTGGTCTCCACGGCGTCGTACGAGGCCCGGGTCTTCGGGGTGCGCTCGGCCATGCCGACGGCCCAGGCCCGCCGCCTGTGCCCGAACGCGGCGTATCTGACCCCGCGCTTCACCCTGTACCGCCAGGTGAGCGACCAGGTCATGGAACTGCTCCACGCGCTGTCGCCGCTGGTGGAGCCGCTCAGCCTGGACGAGGCCTTCGTGGACCTGGAGGCGGGCGGCATCGCGGCCGACACGGCGGCCGTACGGGCCGTGGGGGAGCGGCTGCGGCGGGACATCCGGCGGACGACGGGGCTGACCGGTTCGGTGGGGCTGGCCGGGGCCAAGATGCTGGCCAAGATCGCGTCCGAGCAGGCCAAGCCGGACGGCCTGGTGGTCATCGCGCCGGGGTCGGAGCGGGAGCTGCTGGGCCCGATGACGGTGCGTACGCTGCCCGGCGTCGGCCCGGCCACGGCCGAGACACTGCGCCGGGCGGGCATCCACACGGTCGCCGAGACGGCGGAGGCGGGCGAGGCGGAGCTGGTGCGCCTCCTGGGCAAGGCGCACGGCACCGGGCTGTACGCCATGGCGCTGGGCCGCGACGAGCGGCCCGTGGTGGCCGAGCGGGACGCGAAGTCCATATCGGTCGAGGACACCTTCGACGTGGACCTGACCGACCGGACGCGGGTGCGGTCCGAGGTGATGCGGCTGGCGGACCGGTGCGTGGAGCGGCTGCGGGCGGCCGGGCGCTCCGGCCGGACCGTGGTGATCAAGGTGCGCAACTACGACTTCTCGACGCTGACCAGGTCGGAGACGCTGCGCGGGCCCACCGACGACCCGGGTGTGGTGCGGGAGGCGGCGGCCCGGCTGCTGGACCTGGTGGACACGACGGGCGGCGTGCGGCTGCTGGGCGTGGGCGTGACCGGGCTCGCCGACTTCACCCAGGAGGACCTGTTCGCCCAGCTGGCGACGGAGAAGGCGGCGGCCGAGGAGGCGGCCGAGCGGGAGCGCCGGGTGGCGGCGGAGGCGGCCCGGGAGGCGGCCGACGAGCCCGAGCGGCCCCGGCGCTGGCTCCCCGGGCTCGATGTGGTCCATGACGAGCACGGCGCCGGCTGGGTGCAGGGCAGCGGCGTCGGCCGGGTGACCGTACGGTTCGAGCAGCCGTGGTCCGGGCCCGGCCGGGTGCGCACCTTCCCCGTCGACGACCCGGCGCTGCGCCCCGGTGATCCGCTGCCGCTGGTGGGCGGTCCGCCGGGCGGCGAGCCCGAGGGATCCGGCGGCCCCGGTGGTCCGAGCGCCCGGCCACCCGCCCCCCAGTCCCCGGTCCCTCAGTCCTCCGACCCCGCCACTCTCCCGAATTCCGTGTCGGCCCGCGCGGCGTCCGAGCCGGGGACGGGCCCGGAGACGGAGTCGGGGGCCGGGATGTCCAGCCGGTAG
- a CDS encoding MerR family transcriptional regulator, translating to MAITGDGTAAEGALPLHPGAVDRAPAQTAGTPGDRGADTIGYRGPTACAAAGITYRQLDYWARTGLVEPSVRPAYGSGTQRLYNFRDVVVLKIVKRLLDTGVSLQNIRTAVRHLRSRGLSDLARMTLMSDGATVYECTSPDEVVDLLQGGQGVFGIAVGVVWRDVESALSQLHGERVDTGETLIRHNPHDELARRRNRAG from the coding sequence GTGGCAATCACCGGCGACGGTACGGCGGCGGAAGGGGCGTTGCCGCTCCACCCCGGGGCTGTTGACCGCGCCCCGGCACAGACTGCCGGGACACCGGGGGACCGCGGGGCGGACACCATCGGCTACCGCGGCCCGACGGCGTGCGCGGCCGCGGGGATCACCTACCGCCAGCTCGACTACTGGGCCCGTACGGGGCTCGTCGAGCCGAGCGTACGGCCCGCCTACGGGTCGGGCACCCAACGGCTCTACAACTTCCGGGACGTCGTCGTCCTGAAGATCGTCAAGCGGCTGCTGGACACCGGGGTCTCCCTCCAGAACATCCGCACCGCCGTCCGGCACCTGCGCTCCCGCGGACTGTCCGACCTGGCGAGAATGACCCTGATGAGCGACGGCGCGACGGTCTATGAATGCACCTCGCCCGACGAGGTCGTCGACCTGCTCCAAGGGGGGCAGGGCGTCTTCGGCATCGCCGTGGGCGTGGTCTGGCGCGACGTGGAAAGCGCACTGTCGCAGCTCCACGGAGAGCGGGTGGACACCGGCGAGACGCTGATCCGGCACAACCCGCACGACGAACTGGCGCGACGGCGCAACCGGGCGGGGTAG
- a CDS encoding FHA domain-containing protein translates to MGRCVHRGFVLPHGRVCFVQGESPVKLFAKLFGKSARQEGGTGSAKHRAPRQPEESGAAQERPLFRDQVGAPGAGSVDPSMSGRIGSQGPSAANTGGGVSLPVCTRCGHRNAEASRFCSNCGAPLRPGAQAERASETTSTISISGLEAYDAETTGQTAIPSLSPEAQAAVEALPMGSALLVVRRGPNSGSRFLLDGDLTTAGRHPQSDIFLDDVTVSRRHVEFRRGQDGTFTVADVGSLNGTYVNRERIDSVLLANGDEVQIGKFRLVFYASQRGVGF, encoded by the coding sequence ATCGGCCGGTGTGTGCATCGAGGGTTCGTCCTGCCCCACGGGCGGGTCTGTTTCGTTCAAGGGGAATCGCCCGTGAAGTTGTTTGCAAAGCTGTTCGGCAAGAGCGCACGCCAGGAGGGCGGCACCGGCTCGGCGAAGCACCGAGCCCCGCGCCAGCCCGAGGAGAGCGGCGCCGCTCAGGAGCGCCCGCTCTTCCGTGACCAGGTCGGCGCGCCCGGCGCCGGTTCTGTTGACCCCTCCATGTCCGGCCGCATAGGTTCCCAGGGACCGTCGGCCGCGAACACGGGTGGAGGGGTTTCCTTGCCGGTCTGTACGAGGTGCGGTCACCGCAACGCCGAGGCGAGCCGGTTCTGCTCCAACTGTGGAGCGCCGCTGCGCCCCGGCGCGCAGGCGGAGCGTGCCTCCGAGACGACCTCGACCATCTCCATCTCGGGGCTGGAGGCCTACGACGCGGAGACCACGGGGCAGACGGCGATCCCGTCGCTGTCCCCCGAGGCACAGGCGGCCGTCGAGGCGCTGCCGATGGGCTCGGCCCTGCTGGTGGTGCGCCGCGGTCCGAATTCGGGCAGCCGCTTCCTGCTGGACGGCGACCTGACGACGGCCGGCCGCCATCCGCAGAGCGACATCTTCCTGGACGATGTCACCGTCTCGCGTCGCCACGTGGAGTTCCGCCGCGGCCAGGACGGCACCTTCACCGTCGCCGATGTCGGCAGCCTGAACGGCACCTACGTCAACCGTGAGCGGATCGACTCGGTCCTGCTCGCCAACGGTGACGAGGTGCAGATCGGCAAGTTCCGGCTGGTCTTCTACGCCAGCCAGCGGGGCGTCGGCTTCTGA
- a CDS encoding DUF881 domain-containing protein — protein MSQQRPDRSTPQQASRPDASMSLLTNVMDHALDDGYAEAAARKSEAGVRGLPRTLRAKLGLAAGLVLAAVVVTVGAAQARISAPTLAKEREELISRIEHGTADADAVQKRVDKLRDDVGTMQREALRKHGGDKAELLALLAGSTQVTGPGVKLVVDDAKSAQSSGGGPRESSGFSDTGRLRDRDLQRVVNGLWASGAEAVSVNGQRLTSLSAIRAAGEAILVDNKPLVPPYTVLAVGDGQKLATAFQDSADGQYLRVLQKNYGIRTKISAENGVTLPPAPSLIVRTAQPKAGAQGGTDTGKGTS, from the coding sequence ATCGGAGCACCCCCCAGCAGGCCTCGCGCCCCGATGCCTCGATGTCGCTGCTGACCAACGTCATGGACCACGCCCTGGACGACGGGTACGCGGAAGCGGCGGCCCGTAAGAGCGAGGCGGGGGTGCGCGGCCTCCCCCGAACGCTGCGGGCGAAGTTGGGGCTGGCCGCGGGCCTGGTGCTCGCCGCGGTGGTGGTGACGGTCGGTGCCGCCCAGGCGCGGATATCGGCGCCCACGCTGGCCAAGGAGCGCGAGGAGCTGATCAGCCGCATCGAGCACGGCACGGCCGACGCCGACGCGGTGCAGAAGCGTGTCGACAAGCTCCGCGACGACGTGGGCACCATGCAGCGCGAGGCGCTGCGCAAGCACGGCGGCGACAAGGCCGAGCTGCTCGCGCTGCTGGCGGGCTCGACCCAGGTGACCGGGCCCGGCGTGAAACTCGTCGTCGACGACGCGAAGTCGGCGCAGTCCAGTGGCGGCGGCCCGCGCGAGAGCAGCGGCTTTTCGGACACCGGGCGGCTGCGCGACCGCGATCTGCAACGGGTCGTCAACGGCCTCTGGGCGTCCGGCGCCGAGGCCGTCTCCGTCAACGGGCAGCGGCTCACGTCCCTCTCGGCGATCAGGGCCGCCGGAGAGGCCATACTGGTCGACAACAAACCGCTGGTGCCGCCGTACACGGTGCTGGCGGTGGGGGACGGGCAGAAGCTCGCCACCGCGTTCCAGGACAGTGCGGACGGGCAGTACTTGCGCGTACTGCAGAAGAACTACGGGATCCGTACGAAGATTTCCGCCGAGAACGGGGTCACGCTGCCGCCCGCGCCCAGTTTGATCGTACGTACAGCACAGCCGAAGGCCGGTGCCCAGGGCGGCACCGACACAGGGAAGGGCACATCGTGA
- a CDS encoding small basic family protein — protein MIAVLGLIVGVVVGLVVRPVVPTVVEPYLPIAVVAALDAVFGGLRAMLDGIFDDKVFVVSFLSNVVVAALIVFLGDKLGVGAQLSTGVVVVLGIRIFSNAAAIRRHVFRA, from the coding sequence GTGATCGCCGTACTGGGCCTCATCGTGGGAGTCGTGGTCGGGCTTGTGGTCCGACCCGTGGTGCCGACGGTGGTCGAGCCCTACCTGCCGATCGCTGTCGTCGCGGCGCTGGACGCCGTCTTCGGCGGTCTGCGCGCGATGCTGGACGGCATCTTCGACGACAAGGTCTTCGTCGTCTCGTTCCTGTCCAACGTGGTGGTCGCCGCGCTCATCGTCTTCCTCGGCGACAAGCTCGGCGTCGGCGCCCAGCTGTCCACCGGTGTGGTCGTCGTACTGGGCATCCGCATCTTCTCCAACGCCGCGGCCATCCGCCGGCACGTCTTCAGGGCCTGA
- the gcvP gene encoding aminomethyl-transferring glycine dehydrogenase, whose protein sequence is MTTNRISLTELERGTPFEQRHIGPGPEDQAKMLAQVGFGSLDELTAAAVPDVIKSAEALGLPQGRTEAEVLAELRALADRNQVLAPMIGLGYHGTFTPPVILRNVMENPAWYTAYTPYQPEISQGRLEALLNFQTMVADLTGLPTSGASLLDEGTAAAEAMALARRVGKVKEGVFLVDADCLPQTIAVIETRAEPTGVEVVVADLSDGIPAEVAERGVFGVLLQYPGASGAVRDPRAVIERAHELGAIVTVAADLLALTLLTSPGELGADIAVGTTQRFGVPMGFGGPHAGFMAVREKFARSLPGRLVGVSVDADGNKAYRLALQTREQHIRREKATSNICTAQVLLAVMAGMYAVYHGPDGLAAIARRTHRYAAILAEGLRAGGVEVVHGAYFDTLTVRVPGRAAEVVAAAREAGVNLRLVDADLVGVACDETTGRAQVHAVWSAFGVRADIERLDAAVADALPQELLRGDAYLTHPVFHQHRSETAMLRYLRRLSDKDYALDRGMIPLGSCTMKLNATTEMEPVTWPEFGQLHPFAPVEQAQGYLTLIAELEERLATVTGYDKVSIQPNAGSQGELAGLLAVRAYHRANGDEQRTVCLIPSSAHGTNAASAVMAGMKVVVVKTGADGEVDADDLHAKIEQYRDQLAVLMVTYPSTHGVFEEHITQICAAVHDAGGQVYVDGANLNALVGLAEPGKFGGDVSHLNLHKTFCIPHGGGGPGVGPVGVRAHLAPYLPNHPLQPTAGPETGVGPISAAPWGSAGILPISWAYVRLMGGAGLKRATQVAVLGANYIAKRLEPHYPVLYTGPGGLVAHECIIDVRPLTKATGVSIDDVAKRLIDYGFHAPTMSFPVAGTLMIEPTESENLAELDRFCDAMIAIRAEIEKVGSGEWDKDDNPLRNAPHTAAALSGEWPHPYTREEAVFPAGVEAAEKYWPPVRRIDGAFGDRNLVCSCPPLEEYDG, encoded by the coding sequence ATGACCACCAACCGCATCTCCTTGACCGAGCTGGAACGCGGTACCCCGTTCGAGCAGCGGCACATCGGTCCCGGTCCGGAGGACCAGGCCAAGATGCTCGCGCAGGTCGGGTTCGGATCGCTGGACGAGCTCACCGCGGCCGCCGTACCGGATGTGATCAAGAGCGCGGAGGCGCTGGGGCTGCCCCAGGGCCGTACCGAGGCCGAGGTGCTGGCCGAGCTGCGGGCGCTGGCGGACCGTAACCAGGTGCTCGCCCCGATGATCGGCCTCGGCTACCACGGCACGTTCACCCCGCCGGTGATCCTGCGCAACGTGATGGAGAACCCCGCCTGGTACACGGCCTACACCCCCTACCAGCCGGAGATCTCGCAGGGCCGCCTGGAGGCGCTGCTCAACTTCCAGACCATGGTCGCCGACCTGACCGGGCTGCCGACCTCCGGCGCCTCGCTGCTGGACGAGGGCACGGCCGCCGCCGAGGCGATGGCTCTCGCGCGACGGGTGGGCAAGGTCAAGGAGGGCGTCTTCCTGGTCGACGCCGACTGCCTGCCGCAGACCATCGCCGTGATCGAGACCCGCGCCGAGCCGACCGGCGTCGAGGTCGTGGTGGCCGACCTGTCCGACGGCATACCGGCGGAGGTGGCCGAGCGCGGTGTCTTCGGCGTGCTGCTCCAGTACCCCGGCGCGTCCGGTGCCGTACGCGACCCCCGCGCGGTGATCGAGCGGGCGCACGAGCTGGGCGCGATCGTCACCGTCGCCGCCGATCTGCTGGCGCTGACCCTGCTGACCTCGCCGGGTGAGCTGGGCGCGGACATCGCCGTGGGCACCACCCAGCGGTTCGGCGTGCCGATGGGCTTCGGCGGCCCGCACGCCGGTTTCATGGCCGTACGGGAGAAGTTCGCCCGCAGCCTGCCCGGCCGCCTGGTGGGCGTCTCGGTGGACGCGGACGGCAACAAGGCGTACCGCCTCGCCCTCCAGACGCGCGAGCAGCACATCCGCCGGGAGAAGGCCACCAGCAACATCTGCACCGCACAGGTGCTGCTCGCGGTGATGGCGGGCATGTACGCCGTCTACCACGGCCCCGACGGGCTCGCCGCCATCGCGCGCCGTACCCACCGCTACGCCGCCATCCTGGCCGAGGGCCTGCGGGCCGGCGGCGTCGAGGTGGTGCACGGCGCGTACTTCGACACGCTGACCGTACGGGTGCCGGGCCGGGCCGCCGAGGTGGTCGCCGCGGCCCGCGAGGCCGGCGTCAACCTCCGCCTGGTCGACGCGGACCTGGTGGGCGTCGCCTGCGACGAGACCACCGGGCGCGCTCAGGTGCACGCGGTGTGGAGCGCCTTCGGCGTCCGGGCCGACATCGAGCGGCTCGACGCGGCCGTGGCCGACGCGCTGCCGCAGGAGCTGCTGCGCGGCGACGCGTACCTGACGCACCCGGTCTTCCACCAGCACCGCTCCGAGACCGCCATGCTGCGCTACCTGCGCCGCCTGTCGGACAAGGACTACGCACTGGACCGGGGCATGATCCCGCTCGGCTCCTGCACCATGAAGCTGAACGCGACGACCGAGATGGAGCCGGTCACCTGGCCCGAGTTCGGGCAGCTGCACCCGTTCGCGCCGGTCGAGCAGGCGCAGGGCTACCTCACCCTGATCGCGGAGCTGGAGGAGCGGCTGGCCACGGTCACCGGCTACGACAAGGTCTCCATCCAGCCGAACGCCGGCTCGCAGGGCGAACTGGCCGGGCTGCTGGCCGTACGGGCCTACCACCGCGCCAACGGTGACGAGCAGCGCACCGTCTGCCTCATCCCCTCCTCGGCGCACGGCACCAACGCCGCCAGCGCCGTGATGGCCGGCATGAAGGTCGTCGTCGTCAAGACCGGCGCGGACGGCGAGGTGGACGCGGACGACCTGCACGCCAAGATCGAGCAGTACCGTGACCAGCTCGCGGTGCTGATGGTCACCTACCCGTCCACGCACGGCGTGTTCGAGGAGCACATCACCCAGATCTGCGCGGCGGTGCACGACGCGGGCGGCCAGGTGTACGTGGACGGCGCCAACCTGAACGCGCTGGTCGGGCTCGCCGAGCCGGGCAAGTTCGGCGGTGACGTCTCGCACCTGAACCTGCACAAGACCTTCTGCATCCCGCACGGCGGCGGCGGTCCCGGCGTCGGCCCGGTCGGCGTCCGCGCCCACCTGGCGCCGTACCTGCCCAACCACCCGCTGCAGCCCACCGCGGGCCCGGAGACGGGCGTCGGCCCCATCTCCGCGGCGCCGTGGGGCTCCGCCGGCATCCTGCCCATCTCCTGGGCGTACGTCCGGCTGATGGGCGGCGCGGGCCTCAAGCGCGCCACCCAGGTCGCGGTGCTCGGCGCCAACTACATCGCCAAGCGCCTGGAGCCGCACTACCCCGTGCTCTACACCGGCCCCGGCGGCCTGGTCGCGCACGAGTGCATCATCGACGTACGGCCGCTGACCAAGGCGACCGGCGTGAGCATCGACGACGTCGCCAAGCGCCTGATCGACTACGGCTTCCACGCGCCGACGATGTCGTTCCCGGTGGCCGGCACGCTGATGATCGAGCCGACCGAGAGCGAGAACCTTGCCGAGCTGGACCGCTTCTGCGACGCGATGATCGCGATCCGCGCGGAGATCGAGAAGGTCGGTTCGGGGGAGTGGGACAAGGACGACAACCCGCTGCGCAACGCCCCGCACACCGCGGCGGCGCTGAGCGGCGAGTGGCCGCACCCGTACACCCGCGAGGAGGCGGTCTTCCCGGCCGGTGTCGAGGCGGCGGAGAAGTACTGGCCGCCGGTGCGCCGTATCGACGGTGCGTTCGGTGACCGCAACCTTGTCTGCTCCTGCCCGCCGCTGGAGGAGTACGACGGCTGA
- a CDS encoding bifunctional nuclease family protein translates to MNELDVVGVRVEMPSNQPIVLLREVGGDRYLPIWIGPGEATAIAFAQQGMAPARPLTHDLFKDVLEAVGQELTQVRITDLREGVFYAELVFASGVEVSARPSDAIALALRTGTPIYGTDGVLDDAGIAIPDEQEDEVEKFREFLDQISPEDFGTNSQ, encoded by the coding sequence GTGAACGAGCTCGATGTCGTGGGTGTCCGGGTGGAAATGCCTTCCAACCAACCGATCGTGCTCCTACGGGAGGTAGGAGGCGACCGTTACCTGCCCATTTGGATCGGGCCGGGGGAGGCCACCGCCATCGCCTTCGCCCAGCAGGGGATGGCCCCTGCCAGGCCGCTGACGCACGATCTCTTCAAGGACGTGCTGGAAGCGGTGGGCCAGGAACTGACCCAGGTCCGCATCACGGACCTGCGCGAGGGGGTCTTCTATGCCGAACTGGTCTTCGCCAGCGGTGTCGAGGTCAGTGCCCGTCCGTCCGACGCCATAGCGCTGGCGCTGCGTACCGGCACGCCGATCTACGGGACCGACGGGGTCCTCGACGACGCGGGCATCGCCATCCCGGACGAGCAGGAGGACGAGGTGGAGAAGTTCCGCGAGTTCCTCGACCAGATCTCGCCCGAGGACTTCGGCACCAACAGCCAGTGA
- a CDS encoding PRC-barrel domain-containing protein: MQTDIDPRSLIGRKAFDKNGTKIGTVDEVYLDDATGEPEWAAVRTGIFSRDAFVPLEPSDLVDEALHVPYDRKLIRDAPDFGVGRHLSPEQELQLYHHYRLDIPAPDSVSGPVPGSDAARADTEFGRVAGSED, encoded by the coding sequence GTGCAGACCGATATCGATCCCCGCAGCTTGATCGGCCGCAAGGCGTTCGACAAGAACGGAACCAAGATCGGCACCGTCGACGAGGTGTACCTCGACGACGCGACCGGAGAACCGGAATGGGCGGCCGTACGCACCGGGATCTTCAGCCGGGACGCGTTCGTGCCCCTGGAGCCCAGCGACCTGGTCGACGAGGCGCTGCACGTCCCCTACGACCGCAAGCTGATCAGGGATGCGCCGGACTTCGGGGTGGGCCGCCACCTCTCGCCGGAGCAGGAACTACAGCTCTACCACCACTACCGGCTGGACATCCCGGCCCCCGACTCCGTCTCCGGGCCCGTCCCCGGCTCGGACGCCGCGCGGGCCGACACGGAATTCGGGAGAGTGGCGGGGTCGGAGGACTGA